AAAACGAGTATTTGGAAGAGAATAGCGATTTTCTTTTTTTGCTGCTAAGAAAATGGTAATTCCAGCACTAGCTACCCAACCAGTTCCTACCATTTTTACTTCCGGTTTAACAAATTTAATCATATCATGAATGGTATCACCAGCTTCAACGTGGCCACCTTGACTGTTGATATAAATCGTGATTGGTTCATCATTTAATGATGAAAGTAATAGTAATTGACTGCTAACTTCTTTTGCTAAATCTTGATCGATTCCTCCATAAATTAAAATAGTCCGTGTTTCAATCATTTTTTGAGTTAACATGGTATTTGTATCCATTTGTGTTTTATCTGACATAAAATAAAATCCCCTTTCAAGTCGTCATCTAGTAATAGTTTAGCATAAATACTTAAAATATACGCGTTATTAGTGTTTAGTTTTACGACCTAGACCAACTGCATTTTTCATTTTGCGTAATGTTTTATTAGCCACTTTTGATGCTTCAATTGCTCCATTATCTAAAATGGTTTGCAAGTCATCCGACTTTAATAACTCTCTATAACGAGCTTGAATAGGTTCTAGTGTTGAAACCACAACTTCCGCTAAGTCATTTTTAAATTCAGCATACCCAGTATCAGTATATTTTTTAACAAGTTCATCAATTGTAAAATCAGAAAAAGAAGAATAAATCACTAAAAGATTTGAAATACCAGGTTTATTTTCTACGTCGTATTCGATTTTTCCGCTCGAGTCAGTGACAGCTGAACGGATTTTTTTACGAATAATATTGGGCTCATCTAACATTGAGATAAATCCTTTACTATTACTATCTGATTTACTCATTTTTTTAGTAGGATCTTGCAAGCTCATGACACGTCCGCCAGCATTTTTGTCTGGAATTTTTACTTCAGGTAGAACAAGAAGTGGTTGATTTACATTTTCTGCGTACCGAGAATTAAAGCGTTCAACAAAATCTCTTGTTAATTCTAAATGTTGTTTTTGATCTTCTCCTACTGGTACTAAATCAGTATTATAAAGAATAATATCGGCAACCATTAGTGGTGGGTAAGTGAGTAAACCAGCACTAACGGAAGTTGCACCAACTTTTTGTGATTTATCCTTAAATTGTGTCATACGTTCCAATTCACCAAGAGATGTGTTACACTGTACAATCCATGCTGCTTCTGTATGTGCTGAAACCTCAGATTGGATAAAAACAGTTGCTTTTTCTGGGTCAATGCCCACAGCAAGATATAAAGAGGCTAGTTGTAAAATTTGTTTTCTTAGTTTTAAACGATCTTGTGGCACAGTAATCGCATGTTCATCTACGATACAAAAGAAACAATGGTAGTCGTTTTGTAGTTGGACGAATTGTTTCATCGCGCCAATATAGTTTCCAATGGTCGGAATGCCACTTGGTTGAATACCTGAAAAAATAGTTTTCATAAAATAATCATGCCTCCGTAAAATTTTTTAGTCATAAGTGTATTATACTAGAAAT
This genomic stretch from Vagococcus sp. CY52-2 harbors:
- a CDS encoding ATP-dependent Clp protease proteolytic subunit, with product MSDKTQMDTNTMLTQKMIETRTILIYGGIDQDLAKEVSSQLLLLSSLNDEPITIYINSQGGHVEAGDTIHDMIKFVKPEVKMVGTGWVASAGITIFLAAKKENRYSLPNTRFMIHQPAGGVQGQSTEIQIEAREIVKMRERINRLIADATGQTYEKVAEDTDRNFWMSVDEAKDYGIVTNIISSASDLEK
- the trpS gene encoding tryptophan--tRNA ligase — encoded protein: MKTIFSGIQPSGIPTIGNYIGAMKQFVQLQNDYHCFFCIVDEHAITVPQDRLKLRKQILQLASLYLAVGIDPEKATVFIQSEVSAHTEAAWIVQCNTSLGELERMTQFKDKSQKVGATSVSAGLLTYPPLMVADIILYNTDLVPVGEDQKQHLELTRDFVERFNSRYAENVNQPLLVLPEVKIPDKNAGGRVMSLQDPTKKMSKSDSNSKGFISMLDEPNIIRKKIRSAVTDSSGKIEYDVENKPGISNLLVIYSSFSDFTIDELVKKYTDTGYAEFKNDLAEVVVSTLEPIQARYRELLKSDDLQTILDNGAIEASKVANKTLRKMKNAVGLGRKTKH